The following proteins are co-located in the Acidobacteriota bacterium genome:
- a CDS encoding cobalamin B12-binding domain-containing protein produces the protein MADEKKRLRLLIGKVGLDGHDRGAKIIARALRDAGHEVIYTGLHKTPEQIVETAIQEDVDGIGLSILSGAHMTLFPKVRRLLDEKGAGDIVLFGGGIIPEEDVAELKKLGIAELFLPGTSTAEMIAWVEANVKPRVS, from the coding sequence ATGGCCGACGAGAAGAAGAGACTCCGGCTGCTGATCGGAAAGGTGGGCCTCGACGGCCACGACCGTGGCGCGAAAATCATCGCCCGCGCGCTGCGGGACGCCGGCCACGAGGTCATCTACACCGGCCTCCACAAGACGCCGGAACAGATCGTCGAGACCGCGATCCAGGAGGATGTCGACGGAATCGGGCTCTCCATCCTCTCCGGAGCCCACATGACGCTCTTCCCGAAGGTGCGCCGGCTGCTCGACGAGAAGGGCGCGGGCGACATCGTGCTCTTCGGAGGCGGCATCATTCCGGAGGAGGACGTGGCCGAGCTCAAGAAGCTCGGCATCGCGGAGCTGTTCCTGCCGGGCACGTCGACCGCCGAGATGATCGCGTGGGTCGAAGCGAACGTGAAGCCCCGCGTTTCATGA